A window of Alkalilimnicola sp. S0819 contains these coding sequences:
- a CDS encoding outer membrane beta-barrel protein, whose product MRITRHRYFLTMLLLAGFALAAPGVTEASHFRGGLISWQPVDLDGDGQRNDVVVTVKTAWRLNAENSVTTLASSNGDGAAAPSFTQLSESTFDIGGKYTLQTTRLEARDLDPTVDYLVFYSSCCRIGNLENNANGSFKIQTIIALNNGNRAPQIEMPIIVDVPQKDADGNTLANWTYQVNATDPDADRVAYRLANADEMGGGSNPAGVAIDSSTGLITWTGSGSASAGLYSAGFVVEDLAGDGSVRSKTHVDLIFNLVDAQASSYTLDPRVPSTGNVVVQKGDSFEFDISGAAIDTISLGDIQGALTEPSENRYRFEPGEFGTGLEPGTYPITFDIQEAGKASSYATINFIVPDPDAPQVQNLNGDQAFFNLADGNPVAVDVGANALLSDPPDNLDLNGGYLKLNMSSGEAKDQLSISDQGNGPGQVGVAGNTVSYGGQAIGSIDATENGNGAALRVAFNTADATIPAVQAMLRALRYGHSDGTAAPQGERPMALYLEDADGKSNALNLSVLLDRDSDGDGIPDSIEGTGDADGDGIPNHLDLDSDGDGIPDAEEGYEDIDFDGIPNFLDLDSDGDGVPDSQERDTEGTDPYDAGDFVDSDGDGVPDYVENADGTDPNDAADYRDSDGDGVPDYVETRAGTDPNDAASYTDGDGDQVPDYVETHLDGTDPGDGADYKDSDGDGVPDRVELIAGTDPGDPADYPDSDGDGVPDYVETFRDATDPNDAGSAKDSDGDGVPDYVETELDGTDPADDRSYADSDGDGVPDFVEVHVDGTDPHDGGDFRDSDGDGVPDHVERLEGTDPHDGSDFPFIEASENATGLYTRVSLDRLVALGLIGEADRAACCGDYPSSGGDPLFPPGRNVLTWAGDGRNVLKLNPLVSLGKDQVLTEGQSGSFSIYLNGEAPSYPLTVNYTVGGTADGADHDLTDGSVSFAAGERVKTVTYNITDDGVSEGEETIVIRLDDALNLGAKASHTIRITEANVPPDVTLSAEQGGDTRQLVGNHDGLVVIRATVNDPNSGDTHRYDWSGGSSLLVDTDGDAETFTLDPSALAAGTYKVRVTVTDDGVPAASRSASLILRVVQSLPVLDGAKDSDGDGIDDATEGLGDSDGDGIPDYLDAIDDSHVLPERLANQQSFLVECAPSARCRLGENALRGGHGGAQISSEELSTLPGLRKDPDYVNVGGTFDFEADVPTVGASLQVVIPQRAPVPRQAVYRKFRNGGWGDFVSDARNRLYSAPGVRGYCPPPGDAAWQPGLSAGHWCVQLLIEDGGPNDADGIADGVVVDPGGVGQAADVAYNTSGGGGGGGALGLPMLLLLLGAVLARLRGGLRLLGALALMLLLASGPARATQWPEGLYLTGALGHASTDVGRADMQSRFAGEGISAQVEDVDGDRLGWSLGLGYALDDRWAVEAAYLDLGEVELDFRAPSTDVDLAEVHPESGHGLAVSGLFRHGLGRGFGLRARLGVFAWQQDYDTDRRNVGRVDDDQASGVSVYGGLGLDYRLNAAWRLSGEWQRFGFEREDTDFFVLGLEWRPAR is encoded by the coding sequence ATGCGCATCACAAGACACCGTTATTTCCTGACCATGCTGTTGCTCGCGGGCTTCGCCCTGGCCGCGCCTGGCGTAACCGAGGCCAGCCATTTCCGTGGTGGGCTGATCAGCTGGCAGCCGGTCGACCTGGACGGTGACGGCCAGCGCAATGACGTGGTGGTCACGGTGAAGACCGCCTGGCGACTGAACGCCGAGAACAGCGTGACCACGCTGGCCTCTAGCAACGGTGACGGCGCCGCCGCGCCCAGCTTCACCCAGTTGAGCGAAAGCACGTTCGATATCGGCGGCAAGTACACCCTGCAGACGACCCGCCTGGAGGCCCGGGATCTGGATCCCACGGTGGATTACCTGGTCTTTTATTCCAGCTGTTGTCGTATAGGGAATCTGGAGAACAACGCCAACGGCAGCTTCAAGATCCAGACGATCATCGCCCTGAACAACGGCAACCGGGCGCCGCAGATCGAGATGCCCATCATCGTCGATGTGCCGCAAAAGGACGCCGACGGCAATACGCTGGCGAACTGGACCTATCAGGTCAACGCCACCGACCCTGATGCCGACCGGGTGGCATACCGTCTGGCCAATGCTGACGAAATGGGTGGCGGCAGCAATCCGGCCGGGGTGGCGATCGACAGCAGCACCGGTCTGATCACCTGGACGGGCTCGGGCAGCGCGTCCGCGGGCCTGTACAGCGCCGGTTTCGTCGTCGAGGACCTGGCCGGCGACGGCTCGGTGCGTTCCAAGACCCACGTGGATCTGATCTTCAACCTGGTGGATGCGCAGGCCAGCAGCTACACGCTGGATCCGCGCGTGCCCAGCACCGGCAACGTGGTGGTACAGAAGGGCGACAGCTTCGAGTTCGACATCAGCGGCGCGGCCATAGACACCATCAGCCTGGGCGACATCCAGGGCGCGCTGACCGAGCCGTCCGAGAACCGTTACCGCTTCGAGCCGGGCGAGTTCGGCACCGGCCTGGAGCCCGGCACTTACCCCATCACCTTCGACATCCAGGAGGCCGGCAAGGCGAGCAGCTACGCCACGATCAATTTCATCGTGCCCGACCCCGATGCGCCGCAGGTGCAGAATCTCAACGGCGATCAAGCCTTCTTCAACCTCGCCGACGGCAACCCCGTCGCCGTCGACGTGGGCGCCAATGCACTGCTCAGCGATCCGCCGGACAACCTCGACCTGAACGGCGGTTACCTCAAGCTGAACATGAGCTCCGGTGAGGCGAAGGACCAGCTGAGCATCAGCGACCAGGGCAACGGCCCGGGTCAGGTGGGCGTCGCCGGCAACACGGTCAGCTACGGCGGCCAGGCCATCGGCAGCATCGACGCTACCGAGAACGGCAACGGCGCGGCGCTGCGGGTCGCCTTCAATACCGCGGATGCCACCATTCCCGCCGTACAGGCGATGCTGCGGGCGCTCCGCTACGGGCACAGCGACGGCACCGCCGCCCCCCAGGGCGAGCGCCCCATGGCGCTGTACCTGGAAGACGCCGACGGCAAGAGCAATGCCCTGAACCTGTCGGTGCTGCTGGACCGCGACAGCGACGGCGACGGCATCCCCGACAGCATCGAAGGCACCGGCGACGCCGACGGTGACGGTATCCCCAATCACCTGGATCTGGACAGTGACGGTGACGGCATCCCCGATGCCGAGGAGGGGTATGAGGATATTGACTTCGACGGCATCCCCAACTTCCTGGATCTGGACAGTGACGGCGACGGCGTGCCTGATTCGCAAGAGCGGGACACCGAGGGCACCGACCCCTACGACGCCGGTGATTTCGTGGACAGCGACGGCGACGGCGTGCCGGACTACGTGGAGAACGCCGACGGCACCGACCCCAACGATGCCGCTGACTACCGCGACAGCGACGGCGACGGTGTGCCCGATTATGTGGAAACCCGTGCCGGCACCGACCCGAATGATGCCGCCAGCTATACGGATGGCGATGGCGACCAGGTGCCCGATTACGTGGAGACCCACCTGGATGGCACCGACCCCGGTGATGGTGCCGACTACAAGGACAGTGACGGCGACGGCGTGCCGGATCGCGTGGAACTGATCGCCGGCACCGACCCGGGCGACCCGGCGGATTATCCCGACAGCGATGGCGATGGTGTGCCGGATTACGTGGAGACGTTCCGTGACGCCACCGATCCGAATGATGCCGGCAGCGCCAAGGACAGCGACGGCGACGGCGTGCCGGACTACGTGGAGACCGAGCTGGACGGCACCGACCCGGCCGATGACCGCAGCTATGCCGACAGTGACGGCGACGGCGTCCCGGATTTTGTGGAAGTGCACGTCGACGGCACCGACCCCCACGATGGCGGCGATTTCCGCGACAGCGACGGCGACGGCGTGCCCGATCATGTGGAGCGGCTCGAAGGCACCGATCCCCACGACGGCAGCGATTTCCCCTTCATCGAGGCCAGCGAGAACGCCACCGGGCTCTACACCCGGGTAAGCCTGGATCGTCTGGTCGCGCTGGGTCTGATCGGTGAGGCGGACCGTGCCGCCTGTTGCGGCGATTACCCCAGCAGCGGCGGTGATCCGCTGTTCCCGCCGGGCCGCAACGTGCTCACCTGGGCCGGCGACGGGCGCAATGTGCTCAAGCTGAACCCGCTGGTGTCCCTGGGCAAGGATCAGGTGCTCACCGAGGGTCAGAGCGGCAGCTTCAGCATCTACCTCAACGGCGAGGCCCCCAGCTATCCGCTGACGGTGAATTACACCGTAGGCGGCACGGCCGACGGCGCGGACCACGATCTGACGGACGGCAGCGTGAGCTTCGCCGCCGGCGAGCGGGTCAAGACGGTGACCTACAACATCACCGATGACGGCGTCAGCGAGGGCGAGGAGACCATTGTCATCCGCCTGGACGACGCGTTGAATCTGGGCGCCAAGGCCAGTCACACCATCCGCATTACCGAGGCCAATGTGCCGCCTGACGTCACACTGAGCGCGGAGCAGGGCGGCGACACTCGCCAGCTGGTAGGCAACCACGACGGCTTGGTGGTGATCCGCGCCACCGTCAACGACCCCAATAGCGGCGATACGCACCGTTACGACTGGAGCGGCGGCTCGTCACTGCTGGTCGACACCGACGGCGATGCGGAAACCTTCACCCTCGATCCCTCCGCCCTCGCCGCGGGCACCTACAAGGTGCGGGTGACGGTGACCGATGACGGCGTACCGGCGGCGTCCCGCTCCGCCAGCCTGATACTGCGGGTCGTGCAGTCGCTGCCGGTGCTGGATGGCGCCAAAGACAGTGACGGCGACGGCATCGACGATGCCACCGAAGGGCTGGGGGATAGCGACGGCGACGGCATTCCGGACTACCTGGACGCCATCGACGATAGCCATGTGTTGCCCGAGCGGCTGGCGAACCAGCAGTCCTTCCTGGTGGAATGCGCGCCCAGTGCCCGCTGTCGCCTGGGCGAGAACGCCCTGCGAGGTGGCCACGGTGGCGCTCAGATCAGCAGTGAGGAGCTGAGCACGCTGCCGGGCCTGAGGAAAGACCCGGACTATGTCAACGTCGGCGGCACCTTCGACTTCGAGGCCGATGTGCCCACCGTGGGCGCCAGTCTGCAGGTCGTCATCCCGCAGCGCGCTCCGGTGCCGCGTCAGGCGGTCTACCGCAAGTTCCGCAACGGCGGCTGGGGCGACTTCGTCAGCGATGCGCGCAACCGGCTGTACTCCGCCCCGGGTGTGCGCGGTTACTGCCCGCCCCCGGGCGACGCGGCCTGGCAGCCGGGCCTGAGCGCCGGTCACTGGTGCGTGCAGCTGCTGATCGAGGACGGGGGCCCCAATGATGCCGATGGCATCGCCGACGGGGTGGTGGTCGATCCGGGCGGCGTCGGCCAGGCCGCCGATGTGGCGTACAACACCTCCGGCGGCGGTGGGGGCGGTGGCGCCTTGGGCCTGCCCATGCTGCTCCTGTTGCTGGGCGCCGTCCTGGCCCGCTTGCGCGGCGGGCTGCGGCTGCTCGGCGCCCTGGCCCTGATGCTGCTGCTGGCCAGCGGCCCGGCCCGGGCCACGCAGTGGCCCGAGGGGCTGTACCTGACCGGCGCCCTGGGGCATGCCAGCACTGATGTCGGTCGCGCGGATATGCAAAGTCGCTTTGCCGGCGAGGGGATCAGCGCCCAGGTGGAGGACGTGGACGGCGACCGACTCGGCTGGAGCCTGGGGCTGGGCTATGCCCTCGATGATCGCTGGGCGGTGGAGGCCGCTTATCTGGATCTGGGTGAGGTGGAGCTGGATTTCCGCGCACCCAGCACCGACGTGGATCTCGCGGAGGTACATCCGGAATCCGGCCACGGTCTGGCCGTCTCTGGGCTCTTTCGCCATGGGTTGGGCCGCGGGTTCGGGCTGCGGGCGCGGCTGGGTGTGTTCGCGTGGCAGCAGGACTACGACACCGATCGGCGCAATGTGGGCCGGGTGGATGACGACCAGGCCAGCGGCGTCAGCGTCTATGGCGGTCTGGGGCTGGATTACCGGCTCAACGCGGCCTGGCGTCTCAGCGGGGAGTGGCAGCGTTTTGGGTTCGAGCGCGAAGATACCGATTTCTTCGTGCTGGGGCTGGAGTGGCGACCCGCGCGCTGA
- a CDS encoding DUF6789 family protein, translating to MLADLGRGVLAGLTATVVLSLLMVFRLSMGIMTEFQPIEILNLAANELLGTPDRRFSGWVMHFFVGVVLWGVLFALWSRGVAPRHSGLRQGLLFGTLAWLLLMIVVMPLAGSGLFGLGFGLAVPIMTLLAHLVYGAVLGWGFHWLRSL from the coding sequence ATGCTCGCAGATCTGGGAAGAGGCGTACTGGCGGGGCTGACCGCCACCGTGGTGCTGTCCCTGCTGATGGTCTTTCGATTGTCCATGGGCATCATGACGGAGTTTCAGCCCATCGAGATCCTCAACCTGGCCGCCAACGAGCTGCTGGGCACCCCGGACCGGCGGTTCAGCGGCTGGGTGATGCATTTCTTCGTCGGTGTGGTGCTTTGGGGCGTGCTGTTCGCCCTGTGGAGCCGCGGCGTCGCGCCCCGTCACAGCGGCCTGCGCCAGGGGCTGTTGTTCGGCACCCTGGCCTGGTTGCTGCTGATGATCGTGGTCATGCCGCTGGCCGGTTCGGGGCTGTTCGGGCTGGGCTTCGGGCTCGCGGTGCCAATAATGACCCTGCTGGCACACCTGGTCTACGGCGCCGTGCTCGGCTGGGGCTTCCACTGGCTGCGCAGCCTCTGA
- a CDS encoding RNA methyltransferase yields MPKSSASRGARAAGLMLLCATLAGCGHLERWGSAARLVAAMADAPPEALPTPAREVSYPGEARRYRADLYPAAGEARAALVLVHGFTRHGKSDPQLRRFAGQLAQARFQVLVPQIPGLTRFSVSREDVDAITASLAFLAEHSELRQGLAAISYSVGPAMLAAMAEGAEAEFILAIGGYHDLVEVIRFATTGHDALGAAAGAPNELGRWLILASHAAQLPRDEDAELLRRIARRKLTARWADISDLRAQLTPAGQRVLALVNNRDPERVAPLIAGLPAVLQREIRALDLAHRDLSTLQACLVLIHGEDDPVIPPSHSVALAAAAAPGRARLFVVSGIGHVDVQPGLADAFSLWRAAVALLEAARRETCREDTDQGP; encoded by the coding sequence ATGCCGAAAAGCTCCGCGTCTCGAGGGGCCCGCGCCGCCGGGCTCATGCTGCTGTGCGCCACCCTGGCGGGTTGCGGCCACCTTGAACGCTGGGGGAGCGCGGCCCGGCTGGTGGCGGCCATGGCGGATGCGCCGCCCGAAGCCCTGCCCACGCCCGCGCGGGAAGTCAGCTACCCCGGCGAGGCGCGGCGCTACCGAGCGGATCTGTACCCGGCCGCGGGTGAAGCACGCGCCGCACTTGTCCTGGTGCACGGCTTCACCAGGCACGGCAAATCGGACCCGCAACTGCGCCGCTTCGCCGGCCAGCTCGCCCAGGCCCGTTTCCAGGTGCTTGTCCCCCAGATCCCGGGGCTGACGCGGTTCTCCGTCAGCCGTGAAGACGTCGACGCGATCACCGCCAGCCTGGCCTTCCTTGCCGAGCACAGCGAACTCCGGCAGGGCCTGGCCGCCATCAGCTATTCGGTGGGGCCCGCCATGCTGGCGGCCATGGCCGAGGGGGCGGAGGCGGAATTCATCCTCGCCATCGGCGGCTACCATGATCTGGTGGAAGTCATCCGCTTCGCCACGACCGGGCATGACGCGCTCGGCGCTGCGGCGGGCGCGCCCAATGAACTGGGCCGTTGGCTGATCCTGGCCAGCCATGCCGCGCAGCTCCCCCGCGACGAGGACGCGGAACTGCTGCGACGCATCGCCCGGCGCAAACTCACGGCCAGGTGGGCGGACATCAGCGATCTGCGCGCCCAACTGACGCCGGCGGGCCAGCGCGTCCTGGCGCTGGTGAACAATCGCGACCCGGAGCGAGTGGCCCCGCTCATCGCGGGACTGCCGGCGGTGCTTCAACGCGAGATCCGTGCCCTGGACCTGGCGCATCGGGACCTGTCCACGCTCCAGGCCTGCCTGGTACTGATCCACGGCGAAGACGACCCGGTGATCCCGCCCTCGCACAGCGTGGCCCTGGCCGCGGCCGCGGCCCCCGGGCGGGCGCGCCTGTTCGTGGTCTCGGGTATCGGCCATGTGGACGTTCAGCCCGGCCTGGCCGACGCCTTTTCACTGTGGCGAGCGGCGGTGGCCTTGCTGGAAGCGGCAAGGCGCGAAACCTGCCGGGAAGACACGGATCAGGGGCCGTAG
- the ctaD gene encoding cytochrome c oxidase subunit I, which translates to MNQRLHRQLQAVWGCPPGLAQLTVVNHSNVGRRFLITGFCFFAVSGLLAMLIRTQLALPDNDFVDRDTYNQLFTLHGTTMMFLFAVPAAEGLAMYLVPKMIGSRDLVFPRLSAYGYWCYLGGGLLLYSSLLFGAAPDGGWFMYTPLSGPDYAPGKGADFWLMGVTLAEVSAICGAVELISSILITRAPGMRLQDMPVFVWAMLVVSTMILFGFPPLILGSVLLELERAFGLPFFSPAGGGDPLLWQHLFWLFGHPEVYIIFLPAAGILSTLIPVFARRPLASYTAVVVALVATGFLSFGLWVHHMYAVGIPYLALSFFSAASMAITIPTGMQVFTWIATLWRSRPRHSVPMLYVYGFFFIFVLGGLTGVMVALVPFDLQVHDTHFVVAHLHYVLIGGLVFPLIGGIYYWLPHFSGRRPSARLGRVGFYLMFIGFNLTFLMMHLTGLLGMPRRIYLYSPGLGWDGLNLLSSVGGFLLAIGTAAFFVDVLLHLVHGRPSRRNPWQADTLEWAMPLPPPAYNFASIPHVRGRNPLWRNPALGTEQAAGAHYLGHDNPGRREILGTSVLYAQPRQLIVLPGNTWAPLLLAALTALVFIGMLAGLYWLTAAALLAVLATACDWARRHRIAPGRHALSEARQLPLQSLCPRRPGWWGTLFALAAAATTASALLFGYLFYWTATPQWPPANLPTLHSELGLAALLAMLLSSAVLQAARRGEVALRRHRAYLASGALLLVLGAALAWAAWSVGGLEATRHAYDATLTAMLGMQSLFMAASLAAAVYLSTRAADAALASELGVLALLWHYTVAQGLFLLLPALILPGLA; encoded by the coding sequence ATGAACCAGCGACTGCACCGCCAGCTGCAGGCTGTCTGGGGCTGCCCGCCGGGGCTGGCCCAGCTCACGGTGGTGAACCACAGCAATGTCGGCCGGCGCTTTCTGATCACCGGCTTCTGCTTCTTCGCCGTGAGCGGCCTGCTGGCCATGCTGATCCGCACCCAGCTTGCGCTGCCCGACAACGACTTCGTCGACCGGGACACCTACAACCAGCTGTTCACCCTGCACGGCACCACCATGATGTTCCTGTTCGCCGTGCCGGCGGCGGAGGGGCTCGCCATGTACCTGGTGCCGAAGATGATCGGCAGCCGCGACCTGGTGTTTCCCCGCCTCAGCGCCTACGGCTACTGGTGCTACCTGGGCGGCGGCCTGCTGCTCTACAGCAGCCTGCTGTTCGGGGCGGCGCCGGATGGCGGCTGGTTCATGTACACCCCGCTCAGCGGGCCCGATTACGCACCGGGCAAGGGGGCGGATTTCTGGCTGATGGGGGTGACCCTGGCAGAGGTCTCGGCGATCTGTGGCGCCGTCGAACTGATCAGCAGCATACTCATCACCCGCGCACCGGGCATGCGCCTGCAGGACATGCCGGTGTTCGTCTGGGCCATGCTGGTGGTGAGCACGATGATCCTGTTCGGCTTTCCGCCGCTGATCCTGGGCAGCGTGCTGCTGGAGCTCGAGCGCGCCTTCGGCCTGCCCTTCTTCTCGCCCGCCGGGGGCGGCGATCCGCTGCTCTGGCAGCATCTGTTCTGGCTGTTCGGCCACCCGGAGGTGTACATCATCTTCCTGCCCGCCGCCGGCATCCTGTCCACCCTGATCCCCGTGTTCGCCCGGCGCCCGCTGGCCAGCTACACCGCGGTGGTGGTGGCCCTGGTGGCCACGGGCTTTCTCAGCTTCGGGCTCTGGGTGCACCACATGTATGCGGTCGGCATCCCCTACCTGGCCCTGAGCTTCTTCTCCGCGGCCAGCATGGCGATCACCATTCCCACCGGCATGCAGGTGTTCACCTGGATCGCCACCCTCTGGCGTTCCCGCCCGCGCCATAGCGTGCCCATGCTCTATGTCTACGGCTTCTTCTTCATTTTCGTGCTGGGGGGGCTGACCGGGGTGATGGTGGCGCTGGTGCCCTTTGACCTGCAGGTCCATGACACGCACTTCGTGGTGGCCCATCTCCACTATGTGCTCATCGGCGGGCTGGTGTTCCCGCTGATCGGGGGCATCTACTACTGGTTGCCCCATTTCAGCGGCCGGCGCCCGTCGGCGCGGCTGGGCCGGGTGGGCTTTTATCTGATGTTCATCGGCTTCAACCTCACCTTCCTGATGATGCACCTGACCGGTCTTCTGGGCATGCCACGGCGCATTTATCTGTACTCACCCGGGCTGGGCTGGGACGGTCTGAACCTGCTCTCCTCGGTGGGCGGCTTTCTGCTCGCCATCGGCACCGCCGCCTTCTTCGTCGATGTCCTGCTGCACCTCGTCCATGGCCGGCCCAGCCGGCGCAACCCCTGGCAGGCCGACACGCTGGAATGGGCCATGCCCCTGCCGCCACCGGCCTACAACTTCGCCTCCATCCCCCACGTCCGGGGGCGCAACCCCCTGTGGCGCAATCCGGCGCTGGGTACCGAGCAGGCCGCCGGCGCGCACTACCTGGGCCATGACAACCCGGGGCGGCGCGAAATACTCGGCACCAGCGTGCTCTATGCCCAGCCCCGCCAACTCATCGTCCTGCCCGGCAATACCTGGGCGCCGCTGCTGCTGGCGGCACTGACCGCGCTGGTGTTCATCGGCATGCTGGCCGGTCTGTACTGGCTCACCGCCGCGGCCCTGCTCGCCGTGCTGGCGACCGCCTGCGACTGGGCCCGACGCCATCGCATCGCGCCCGGCCGACATGCCCTGAGCGAGGCTCGGCAGCTGCCCCTGCAGAGCCTGTGTCCGCGCCGGCCGGGCTGGTGGGGCACCTTGTTCGCGCTGGCCGCCGCCGCCACCACCGCCAGCGCCCTGCTGTTCGGCTATCTGTTCTACTGGACGGCCACGCCGCAGTGGCCACCGGCGAACCTGCCGACCCTGCACAGCGAGCTCGGCCTGGCCGCGCTGCTGGCCATGCTGCTATCGAGCGCTGTGCTGCAGGCGGCTCGCCGAGGCGAAGTCGCCCTGCGCCGGCACCGGGCGTATCTGGCCTCCGGCGCACTGCTGCTGGTGCTGGGCGCGGCGCTCGCCTGGGCGGCGTGGAGCGTCGGCGGCCTGGAGGCCACGCGCCACGCCTACGACGCCACCCTCACCGCGATGCTGGGCATGCAGTCGCTGTTCATGGCGGCCAGTCTGGCCGCCGCGGTGTATCTTTCCACGCGCGCCGCGGATGCGGCCCTGGCCAGCGAGCTGGGCGTGCTGGCGCTGCTCTGGCACTACACCGTGGCCCAGGGGCTGTTCCTGCTCCTGCCGGCGCTGATCCTGCCCGGGCTTGCCTGA